A stretch of Pirellulales bacterium DNA encodes these proteins:
- a CDS encoding DUF1559 domain-containing protein gives MFGSLRARNDQQEALRPWAPAHRLLPAASHRPRWAFTLVELLVVIAIIGILIALLLPAVQAAREAARRTQCMNNLKQLGLGCLSYESAKKTLPPGHIQNSGANNQCNRGGGLYENWALDILPYIEEKQTWSLYHFDKTNDDASNALAEQTLLPSMACPSDPNPPQLAYPDIYIDTPQRVYASSSYKGVGGRAWGNAPSDGAYWDTYQAGAGELSLADKGPLPQIMPISNCPMAAFSSAPVKLKNITDGASKSLLVGEYTTVTQPTGGPPPTSRSAFWASSIYGNDVGNIALPYACKGNMNSATCTSAIASTSMLIALDPDYDKCIAVLSTGGSACKRSFAGVHSGGGAINFVLCDGSTRAFTITMDLRILASFATISGAESWELP, from the coding sequence ATGTTCGGTTCACTGCGCGCTAGGAACGATCAACAAGAAGCCCTGCGCCCCTGGGCTCCTGCCCACCGCCTGCTGCCTGCCGCCAGCCACCGGCCGCGCTGGGCCTTCACGCTGGTGGAGTTGCTGGTGGTGATCGCCATTATCGGCATTCTAATCGCCCTGCTCTTGCCCGCCGTGCAGGCCGCCCGTGAAGCTGCCCGCCGCACGCAGTGCATGAACAATCTCAAGCAACTCGGCCTGGGGTGTTTGAGTTATGAAAGCGCCAAAAAAACGCTTCCGCCAGGGCACATTCAGAATTCAGGCGCGAATAACCAATGCAACAGAGGCGGTGGGCTCTATGAAAACTGGGCCTTGGACATTCTTCCCTATATCGAGGAAAAGCAGACGTGGAGCTTGTATCATTTCGACAAGACGAATGACGACGCTTCGAATGCTTTGGCCGAGCAAACATTGCTCCCGTCAATGGCTTGCCCCAGCGACCCGAACCCGCCGCAACTCGCCTACCCCGATATCTACATTGACACTCCTCAACGCGTGTATGCCAGCAGCTCGTACAAAGGCGTAGGCGGCCGTGCTTGGGGCAATGCTCCTTCCGATGGCGCCTATTGGGATACCTATCAGGCAGGCGCTGGTGAGTTAAGTCTGGCAGATAAGGGTCCGCTTCCCCAGATCATGCCAATTTCTAATTGTCCGATGGCGGCCTTCTCAAGCGCGCCGGTAAAGCTGAAAAACATCACAGACGGCGCCTCCAAATCATTGTTGGTTGGCGAATACACTACCGTCACCCAACCCACTGGCGGGCCGCCGCCGACAAGTCGCTCGGCATTCTGGGCGAGTAGCATTTATGGCAATGACGTGGGCAACATTGCATTACCGTATGCCTGCAAGGGCAATATGAACTCTGCCACCTGTACCAGTGCTATTGCCAGCACTAGCATGTTGATCGCGCTCGACCCGGACTACGACAAATGCATTGCCGTGCTTAGTACTGGCGGATCAGCTTGCAAGCGATCCTTTGCCGGCGTCCATAGCGGCGGGGGGGCCATTAATTTCGTCTTGTGCGATGGTTCCACCCGCGCTTTTACCATCACGATGGATCTGCGAATTCTCGCTTCCTTTGCCACCATCAGTGGAGCCGAAAGTTGGGAACTCCCCTGA
- a CDS encoding DUF1559 domain-containing protein → MADLSRQNCTSTGDFRWGSSPFAAYPSTFTRCLPPAAHRRPRLAFTLVELLVVIAIIGILIALLLPAVQAAREAARRTQCMNNLKQLGLGCLTYESTKKTLPPGHVNNSSASNACNRAGGLFDNWALDILPYIEEKQTWSLYHFDKTNDDASNAMAEQTLLPSMSCPSDPNPPQLSYPEVYIDAPQRTYATSSYKGVAGRAWGDAPSDVAYWSTYQSLAGDLRTQDKGALPQIMPVSNCPIALLSHAPVKIHDITDGTSKSLLIGEYTTVTQPSGNPPVSRAAFWADSLYGNDLGNISLPVACKTNMNTCNASAMQDSLDPDYNQCFAVHGTSGSPCKYSFAGVHGGGGAINFVLCDGATRALTITTDMKILASFATIAGAESWELP, encoded by the coding sequence ATGGCAGACTTGTCGCGCCAAAATTGCACGTCGACCGGTGATTTCCGCTGGGGCTCCTCGCCTTTCGCTGCTTACCCCTCAACCTTTACCCGCTGCTTGCCGCCCGCCGCTCACCGCCGGCCGCGCCTCGCCTTCACGCTGGTGGAGTTGCTAGTGGTGATCGCCATTATCGGCATTCTAATCGCCCTGCTCTTGCCCGCCGTGCAAGCCGCCCGTGAAGCGGCCCGCCGCACGCAGTGCATGAACAATCTGAAGCAACTTGGCCTGGGTTGTTTGACGTACGAAAGCACCAAAAAAACGCTGCCCCCAGGACATGTTAATAACTCCAGCGCAAGTAATGCCTGTAACAGAGCTGGCGGCCTATTTGATAATTGGGCCTTGGACATTCTTCCCTATATCGAGGAAAAGCAGACGTGGAGCTTGTATCATTTCGACAAGACGAATGACGACGCTTCGAACGCTATGGCCGAGCAAACATTGCTCCCATCCATGAGCTGTCCCAGCGATCCCAATCCGCCGCAACTTTCCTACCCTGAAGTTTATATCGACGCACCTCAACGTACCTATGCGACCAGTTCGTATAAAGGTGTCGCTGGTCGCGCCTGGGGAGATGCGCCTTCCGACGTTGCCTATTGGAGTACCTACCAATCTCTGGCAGGAGACCTGCGAACTCAAGACAAAGGTGCTCTACCGCAAATCATGCCCGTCTCTAACTGTCCAATTGCACTTCTGTCACACGCTCCCGTTAAAATCCATGATATTACCGACGGAACATCCAAGTCGCTGCTGATCGGTGAGTACACGACAGTCACCCAGCCAAGCGGCAATCCGCCGGTCAGCCGCGCCGCTTTTTGGGCAGATAGTCTGTACGGCAATGACTTAGGCAATATTTCCTTGCCCGTCGCCTGCAAAACCAATATGAACACTTGCAATGCCTCGGCCATGCAAGACTCTCTGGACCCCGACTATAATCAGTGCTTCGCCGTCCACGGGACATCGGGATCGCCATGCAAATATTCCTTCGCTGGCGTCCACGGTGGCGGCGGCGCTATTAATTTTGTCCTGTGCGATGGTGCGACGCGGGCCTTGACCATCACTACGGATATGAAAATCCTGGCCTCCTTTGCCACCATTGCTGGAGCCGAAAGTTGGGAACTTCCCTGA
- the glpK gene encoding glycerol kinase GlpK: protein MSKAATNKYILALDQGTTSSRAILFGHNGRPVAVSQQEFPQILPAPGVVEHDPEAIWNSQLAVARNVLQQAQCTAAEVAALGVTNQRETTILWERDTGRPVANAIVWQSRISVPICDRLKADGAEPLVQQKTGLVIDAYFSGTKIKYLLDTVPGLRGRAERGEVLFGTVDSFLIWRLTGGRRHITDVTNASRTMLFDLHTLSWDDELLKLLGVPRAILPEVRSSSEVYGETLPELFGAPIPISGCAGDQQAATFGQACFEKGSAKNTYGTGCFMLLNVGPRPVSSRNKLLTTVGWQIAGQTTYCLEGSVFVAGAVVQWLRDGLKIIQSSSEIETLSASVPDAGGVVFVPAFVGLGAPHWNPHARGAIFGLTRGTTTGHIARAALESMAFQTAEVLHAMEQDSGTKLAQLKVDGGASVNNGLMQFQADLLEVPVVRPVVAETTALGAAYLAGLAVGFWENLDDVVGNWALDRKFHSNMSPDERASRQATWRQAVERTLDWEE, encoded by the coding sequence ATGAGCAAAGCGGCGACAAACAAATACATCTTGGCTCTCGATCAAGGCACGACTTCAAGCCGTGCCATTTTGTTCGGCCACAATGGCCGTCCGGTGGCGGTGTCGCAGCAAGAATTTCCGCAGATCTTGCCGGCGCCGGGCGTGGTTGAACACGATCCAGAAGCGATCTGGAATTCGCAACTTGCCGTGGCGCGGAATGTGTTGCAGCAGGCCCAATGCACGGCCGCCGAAGTGGCCGCACTGGGCGTTACCAATCAGCGTGAAACGACAATTTTGTGGGAGCGCGATACCGGTCGCCCGGTGGCCAATGCCATCGTTTGGCAAAGCCGCATCAGCGTGCCGATTTGCGATCGCTTGAAAGCCGACGGAGCGGAACCGTTGGTGCAGCAAAAAACTGGCCTGGTCATCGATGCCTATTTTTCCGGAACGAAAATCAAATATCTGCTTGATACGGTTCCGGGCTTGCGCGGACGGGCTGAGCGTGGCGAAGTGCTGTTTGGCACGGTCGATTCGTTTTTAATCTGGCGATTAACCGGTGGTCGCCGACATATCACCGATGTGACCAATGCCAGCCGTACTATGCTGTTCGATCTTCACACGCTTTCTTGGGATGACGAACTGCTGAAGTTGCTCGGCGTGCCACGCGCCATCTTGCCGGAAGTGCGATCCAGCAGTGAAGTTTATGGCGAAACGTTGCCCGAGCTGTTTGGCGCACCCATTCCCATCAGCGGTTGCGCCGGCGATCAGCAAGCGGCCACCTTCGGCCAGGCTTGCTTCGAGAAAGGCAGCGCCAAAAACACGTATGGAACCGGTTGCTTCATGCTGCTGAACGTAGGCCCACGACCGGTGAGTTCCAGGAACAAACTGCTCACGACGGTGGGATGGCAAATCGCCGGCCAAACCACATATTGCTTGGAAGGTTCGGTGTTTGTCGCCGGCGCGGTGGTCCAATGGCTGCGCGACGGGCTGAAAATCATCCAATCGAGTTCTGAAATAGAAACGCTGTCCGCCAGCGTGCCGGATGCCGGCGGCGTGGTGTTTGTGCCGGCCTTTGTCGGTCTGGGCGCGCCGCATTGGAATCCGCATGCGCGCGGGGCGATTTTTGGACTCACGCGGGGAACCACGACCGGCCACATTGCTCGGGCGGCATTGGAGTCGATGGCTTTCCAAACCGCCGAAGTGCTGCACGCCATGGAGCAAGATTCCGGCACCAAGCTCGCACAACTTAAAGTTGATGGCGGGGCGAGCGTGAACAACGGTTTGATGCAATTTCAGGCCGACTTGCTCGAAGTACCTGTGGTGCGGCCGGTGGTGGCCGAAACCACTGCGTTGGGTGCAGCGTACTTGGCCGGGTTGGCGGTCGGATTCTGGGAAAACCTGGACGATGTTGTAGGCAATTGGGCGCTCGATCGTAAGTTTCATTCGAACATGTCGCCCGACGAACGGGCCAGTCGACAGGCAACTTGGCGGCAAGCGGTGGAGCGAACGCTGGATTGGGAAGAGTGA
- a CDS encoding DUF1559 domain-containing protein: MENLPRQNCTSLPDLRWHFSPFLPRPTSLALRNVPAARRRQRWAFTLVELLVVIAIIGILIALLLPAVQAAREAARRTQCSDNLKNLGLGCLNYASAKKTLPPGKVIASTTTGGATTACGQTNPYANWALNILPFIEETTLYRQYRFDLSNLDPTNEPVRKAILPVQSCPSDPNPPSLQLPQTQQEYSLNIPIATSSYRGVAGRGFFAATDPAEAYFDSYKAGSGGETMRALDKGPLPAIIVAPPTGATPNCEMSILSHSPVKITQITDGTSKTLLIGEYTTITQPEPVTTGGAIVSRSAFWASSVFGNSLGSVTLPAAATDTSATGCRGNPLGCNANATSITLDPDYDKCANGTYATFPQPCYRTFAGVHGGNGAINFVLCDGSVRVFLATMDIRILSCLATISGGESAELP; encoded by the coding sequence ATGGAAAACTTGCCGCGCCAAAATTGCACGTCGCTGCCCGATCTCCGCTGGCATTTCTCCCCCTTCCTCCCTCGCCCCACGTCCCTCGCCCTTCGGAACGTGCCCGCCGCTCGCCGCCGGCAGCGCTGGGCCTTCACGCTGGTGGAGTTGCTGGTTGTGATCGCCATCATCGGCATTTTAATCGCCCTGCTGCTCCCCGCCGTCCAAGCCGCCCGCGAAGCCGCCCGCCGCACGCAGTGCAGCGACAATTTGAAGAACCTGGGCCTGGGCTGCTTGAACTACGCATCCGCCAAAAAAACCTTGCCGCCGGGCAAAGTCATCGCCAGCACCACGACCGGCGGCGCCACTACCGCGTGCGGCCAAACCAACCCTTACGCGAATTGGGCGTTGAATATATTGCCATTCATTGAAGAAACAACCTTATACAGGCAATACCGGTTCGATCTTTCAAACCTCGACCCGACGAACGAGCCGGTGCGCAAAGCGATTTTGCCCGTCCAGTCTTGTCCTAGTGACCCTAATCCCCCATCGCTGCAGCTACCGCAAACTCAGCAAGAGTACAGCTTAAATATACCGATTGCCACCAGTTCTTACCGCGGAGTTGCTGGCCGTGGATTTTTTGCCGCAACCGATCCTGCAGAAGCTTATTTCGACAGTTACAAGGCTGGATCAGGGGGGGAAACGATGCGCGCCCTCGATAAAGGACCGCTCCCCGCCATTATTGTTGCGCCACCCACGGGTGCAACGCCCAATTGCGAAATGTCGATCCTTAGTCATAGCCCGGTCAAAATTACTCAAATTACCGATGGCACTTCCAAAACGCTTCTGATTGGTGAGTACACCACTATTACACAGCCGGAGCCGGTGACAACCGGCGGCGCCATCGTAAGCCGGTCCGCATTTTGGGCCAGCAGTGTGTTTGGAAACAGTTTGGGCAGCGTCACGCTACCCGCAGCGGCAACCGACACTTCGGCCACGGGCTGCCGAGGCAACCCTTTAGGCTGCAATGCCAATGCCACTTCCATCACGCTGGATCCGGATTACGACAAGTGCGCCAATGGCACCTATGCCACTTTTCCCCAACCCTGTTACCGCACTTTTGCCGGCGTGCACGGGGGCAACGGAGCCATTAACTTCGTCCTGTGCGACGGCTCCGTGCGCGTGTTTTTGGCCACCATGGACATCCGCATTCTCTCCTGCCTGGCCACCATTTCTGGCGGCGAAAGCGCTGAACTGCCGTAG